The following nucleotide sequence is from Streptomyces pactum.
GAAGTCCCGGTTTCGTCCTGCGGCTTCCCATCCGCCGGCACGGACCTCCCAGGACTGCGGGACCTGCGTGCCGAAACCGAGGATCGTGCTGGGGTCGTTCTCCCAACGGTGATAGTCGGGCAGGTGGTCGCGGTTCGGCATGGCCAGGCTGACGCGCTTGCCCGGAAGGAGGATGTGCGGGTCGGTCATCTATACCTCTTCGACGTTGGCTGGCCCGTTGATGGGCGAGTAGTCACCGGTCTGGACGGGTTCTTCGACAGGCTGGTCATGACTGTCGCAGATCCACGCGTGCATGCGTATCGGGTCTGTCGCGATGCCGTGGCGCCAGGCACCGCCGCGACCACCAACAGCCAACAGCAAAGCGGCAGTCGTGGACTCCTCCAGGCATGCGACGCGAGCGGGAAAGGCACGTGCGACCCAACGGACCGACCTGACCGCCAGACTCGCATGTTCGCGGGTCGGGGGCGGGAGACTGCGGCCCGCTTCCGCGAGGCGTACCAATCGGCCGAACCGTGTTCGCTCTCTCCCGAGGTGACGCGCAGCGAGCGTCGTCAGCAGAAGCGCCGTCGCGGCGAGACGCCACGGCCAGGGAGGCGGGGC
It contains:
- a CDS encoding lasso peptide biosynthesis B2 protein, coding for MGEEAVKVPAPTRYTRTALAANVGVVVNYRTGTTVVLTGDALSRWLESLEHSQAPAPVTVRPSEISWGTSESSARLETPAPPPWPWRLAATALLLTTLAARHLGRERTRFGRLVRLAEAGRSLPPPTREHASLAVRSVRWVARAFPARVACLEESTTAALLLAVGGRGGAWRHGIATDPIRMHAWICDSHDQPVEEPVQTGDYSPINGPANVEEV